From Candidatus Bathyanammoxibius amoris, the proteins below share one genomic window:
- a CDS encoding CBS domain-containing protein — protein sequence MKVERCYEKDSVVLRPEDGVKHAASKFISNKIWAAPVVDDDKKVVGIISITDMLNTFSPDFLPILGNVDYIKDYGALDITIKDVEELAKLKVSDIMSKNVITIDEDGDLVVAISLMKTHGFRTIPVVKQGKLAGMITTVDICRRFLEVWEGKTKGEG from the coding sequence GTGAAAGTCGAGCGATGCTATGAAAAGGACAGCGTGGTTTTGAGGCCTGAGGATGGAGTAAAACACGCCGCCTCAAAGTTCATAAGCAACAAGATATGGGCCGCTCCGGTAGTAGATGATGACAAGAAGGTGGTAGGTATTATTTCAATCACAGACATGCTCAACACCTTTAGTCCGGACTTCCTTCCAATCCTCGGCAACGTAGATTACATAAAGGATTATGGCGCACTGGACATTACCATAAAAGACGTGGAGGAACTGGCAAAATTAAAGGTGTCTGACATAATGAGCAAAAACGTCATCACAATAGATGAAGACGGCGACCTCGTGGTTGCCATTTCACTTATGAAAACACACGGTTTCCGAACCATACCCGTCGTCAAACAAGGTAAACTTGCCGGAATGATCACCACCGTAGATATCTGCCGGAGGTTCCTGGAGGTGTGGGAAGGCAAGACAAAGGGTGAAGGTTAA